A stretch of DNA from Bactrocera neohumeralis isolate Rockhampton chromosome 6, APGP_CSIRO_Bneo_wtdbg2-racon-allhic-juicebox.fasta_v2, whole genome shotgun sequence:
CGAATTTGACGGCGCTTAAACAGGCGATACAAAGCCAGCGAGTTGTTGGCTGCCGAAAGAgaacaaataaatgtatttacagCTTTAGTCAAGATGGCAAAAAATTCTGGCTCACTTTGAACCCCAACACCCACCTTTTATATGCCGCCTTGTATGGCGAATCGTGCGGCTGCGAACGTGGTGAATCTGTTGAGCTGCAACTGCTCGAACCGCTCGAGCTGTCATCGCGTGGCGAGTACTCATCGAAACGCGTCGAATAGTTCATGGCATAACCATGCATGCCATTAGCTGAACCGTACGCTGAACCCGCGATCATGCCTACACCATTGCCACCGGCATTGCCATTACTGCGACAAGTAGCGATCGTAGGGATTTGCGAAGCGGTAAGCAAAAGGTTCGCTGCCACGCTCTGCAGCTTCATATTCGGCGGAGTTTGGGGTGGAGTATCGGGTTGGGCTTCGGGAAACCCCATCCCCCGCTGAGCCGCTCCGTACGGATGGTGTGGTGCGCTGGTGTTGTTGTGGTTCGGGCGCATGTGTGTTGGCGCTGGATGCGACGCTGCCGATGCTGCCGCCGACTGGGCCGTAGTATTTGCCGTGATACGCGTGCTGATAGGGATGATATTGgtaccgttgttgttgttgctgctgctgccgttgataatgttgctgctgttgtgtgGCAGAttggagttgttgttgttgctgctgttgttgttgttgtatggggTACTGTTCGTAGTATGTAGCTGCTGCATTGTAGCCCCTAGAAAACCCCCGTAAGCTGTGGTAGGCGGCGCCCGCGAGAAGGCTGTGCCGGCGCCGTAATTGCTCATCATCATATGTGTTGCCGGTGGTGGTGCCCCCAGCGCTGATGGCTGTTGCATCTGTTGTTGATGCgatggcggcggcggcagctgctgctgctgcggctgctGTGACAATCCCATATGGTTGCCCATACCGCTGCTGTTCATGTGTGCCTGCTGCATTGGATGTTgaagctgttgttgctgctgatgctgatgctgctgctgctgctgctctggCCCATATATGCTGCCGCTTGTGCTGGCGGTGGTGTCTTGCAGGCGACTGTGTCGGCCAAACTCCAGATTTTGGGCTTGCTTGCTGGAATCGGCACGCCACAGTCCCGGCTCAGCTGGTTTTTTGGATCACTACCATcatgtttgtttatgttattgttattattgctgctGGGCATGCCACCGGTCGGATAGCCGCTAGCTGCCAGTAGTGCTTGCTGATGCTGATAGTAAGCGGGGTGTTGGTGATGGTAGGGATGGTAGCTGTGTGGATGGTTTGATGTGCCATCGGAACCATGGTAGACACCGCTCGAAGCACTACCAACGCTGGCAGCCGCAAAACCGATGCCTTGATTACGAAGTTCATTCGTGTGTGAACCTAAGGACTTGGACTCATCATCCTGCAGTTCATCGTCGTCTTTTTCAAGCTCTAGGGGAGTTAGAAATAAGGTAAAGTAAAAATTAGCTTTCTGAAAGCTTATGGTTCAATCAACTAACAACTTAAAGTGTTTACTGAAACTTCGCAGGCACCTGTGTTAATGATAAATACAATGTCTACTTAATTATTCTTTATCTTTCCCTACCTTTTCGCTGTCCGCCGCCAATACTGCCACTATGCATGCCATGTGATATCTTCTCACTTTCCAATTCATCCTTCTCCTTCTCTTCATCAGAAACCATCGCTTCATCATCGTCGTCTGTGCGATTCTTTGGCTCCCAAGTCATCTTATTTTCCTTCTTAAGACGTCGTCGGGCGTTCGCAAACCATGTGGAGACCTGTGTCAGCGTCATCTTTGTAATGATGGCCAACATAATCTTCTCCCCTTTGGTTGGGTAGGGATTCTTCTTGTGTTCATTGAGCCAAGCCTTGAGTGTGGCTGTAGACTCACGTGTGGCATTTTTACGACGTGCAGCCAGATCGTAACTAGGACCATAActaaaatacgaaaaatacaCATATAgatctttaataaatttgaaataaaaaatgatgattttacaaaaaataataaaacaagatacttttatataaaattgctgaCAAGTACTTGACTCGGATCgttagccgtctcaacaaattgGTGGCAATCTCAAAGCACTTGGTTGATctgtaagggtcttatgattCAGTTTTTTTGGAGATTCTAAGTACCACTACGGAACGGTAGATCTACCCAAGTGAGATCCTTATTGGGTCGACCTTTTAACCAAACCTAACGTATATActatagcggtccgatctgaacaatttcttctgagattgCACCATTACCTTAGACAATAACTCAAGCCAAATTTGTTGGAGATATCGTGTAAAATGAATCAGTATTcgatacaagcacttgattccaatTGCTCAGTTCGTATGGTAGATATaagctacagtggtccgatatcggtggttccgacaaatgagcagtttcttgaaaaGAAGAGGtcttgtaaaaattttcagagcgatatctcgaAAATTGCGGGACTAAATCGTGACAGACCGACAAATTGACatagcaagagagctcgacatctctcgcgagttcgttgaatgattttggtggatatttttggtatgaaacgcgttcttgctcgactcgttccgttaaatctgatttttttttttcaaaaataataccgtaaataggtctctttggacatgcttgatcgtgcgaattctgatcccacattcatggagaccattataactgccgatgaggcattggtttatgagtttgacatgcaaaaaagtcaacaatcgGAATGGAGGTAaaaaccgaaaccaaaaaagcaCGCCAAAGCCGTTCAAAATTCAAGGTGATGCTAATTGTATTTAGCAATATtagtggtttggtgcatcatgaatttgtttcgaaGGGACAGACGGTCAGTAAGGAGTTTTATTTGGCCGAATTGAGGCTTTTACGTGAGAATATTCGTCGAAAATTGtcggaattgttgaaaatttcatggattttacaaaactgtgaccgaatttaaaggcaaaaacgcaatgaataacatcgatcaaccaccgtattcaccagatttggctccgtgtgattttttcttgttcccaaactgaaattgccgcttcgtggaacccgttttcagtcgatcgaagagataaaacaaaattagctaaaggagctgaaggtcatcccaaaagtgcttataaaaagtgtttcgagaactggaaaaatcgttggcataagcaaatattgatgaataactaaatattttgtgaattatttgcCATTatcgggtacttttttgtcacactcatacaagtatatacttgcatacatattattGAAACCATATTTTTCCGATAAATCTCGGTATTACTTTACACACACTCCACACTCTTCAGAGGTTTGCTGCCTGCACTAGAGTGATAAATAGTTACTAAATCCTCGAGTAGCTTGCCTCTTTAAGAATTTGGGGATAATACAATATGAACTATCTTACGACGACATGGTTGTCTGGTTCTCGTCATCTCCTCTTGGTTTTCCATGAACAAAGTCATGAATACCTGAGAGAAATGGAGAAGATGTGCGATCCGTCAAACCTTTCTCAACTACATTGTGAATTCAGATTAGGTTCTCACTTTTAAAGACCTGTATATATAAGCTTTTTCTAGAAACTCTGCTGACTTAACTGCATATAGCTCTTCCTCCTGCTTattctaaaaacaaatatagaTATTAACTatcatttacaacaacaataactgagTAGCTTTATAGCCTAAAGACCAGCTAATCAATTGATCAAGaggacatatttttttaaaaattaagaacaaaGGTCACTGAGAATTATGTTTTATTAGTGAGGCTAATCATCAAGTGGAAAGTACTTTGTTCGTGGTTAATAACTGCGAATGAAATCGTGTAGTctattttttgaaagcaattttGTCAGCCGATATCAAGCCGCCAAAACAAAgttatggaaatttttaaaaatcctttattATCactacatttattattattaataatattcacatttgccacaaaaatataatatttaatgttggtaataaacattttccTTCCTTCACATTGTCTAATTAAAGTCTCGCACCAACGCTTGGCTAATTAATTTCCCACGCTGCAGTAAAATCGCGAGCGAAAAAAAGCTTTTCGCTTACACAGCGAAATTACGAACTTATGTCTGCAAAGTGCGAAAAAATATCCTGCggccaaaaaaggaaaaaactcAACTATCGACGTAAAGGGAAAACGATTTAAACCAAGGAAAACGAGAGAACGAGTAGATGTTCCAACAGCGAAGTAAAGCGCCAACATATCCTTTAATCCGCGCGCAGTAAACGCAGCAATAATGGAGAGAGGGTGTTACAAGAAAACACACACTTACAACCGCGTTCAGGCGTCCTTTAGCACGCTGCGCACGCACCAAACGCTGCGTCAAGTGGTGGCAACACCGACGACAGCACCAAAGCCAAGCATGCAACGCCACAGCaacagaaaacttaaaaaagaatCAAGGAAAGTGGAGTGTAGTTCAACATGTTGAAGCTACACCAAGACTACACACAGTGCTTTACTTAGCGCCGCACTGTTGCAGCCTGCCACATATTCACCGCTTTTCGCAATGGATTATCGGCGCGTACCAAGTGTAGCTAGACTTTGCTAGGGTAGCGCGTATTGTTGCATATTTCGTATGCATGCGGCACCTTGTAACGTGCAGCGCTGTGGCATGCGCGGCATGCAACGTGCCACCATGCCACAATAGCACGTTGGTTAACGTGATTTTTTCTATCTTTCAGCGTGCGCGGCTTTCACTGCCTTAGcaagcatatatttttatatcttcgttgtgtttttttgtttttatttttgtgggaTTTTTATGGTGCCGCAAGAATCAACAGCTTGTGCGGTGAATTTTACAACCAACTACTCGAAAGTACCACTTCAGACGCAGCTCGTGCAACTGTTTTGCGTCCAACGGTTAGCCGCTTCATAGCCACTGGCCGGCAGCCAAGGCTGCTGCGAGCCATGTGCCATGTATTTACGTCGGCGGATGCACCATTTTTTCGCCACCGCTCGCATACTTTCTTTTTTATGAGGCGGcgtgttgttttttctttgcttttattgttgtaaaaaaagctttgatttttatatttgctgttgGCGTTTGCTTGCACTGTCTGCCTCTTGGTAAATCCCGTTGAGGGCTCGTTCGGTGAGTACTACTCAATGCCACTTTTAGCTACAGCtagtgtggttgttgttgcactcGACTTATGAAGCCTCGGTCTCTATGCATTTTTTCGCTtggtattttctttttactatTTTGCAATAATGGTTtacacatttttacatttttttcctagTGTTGAATATTTTTACGGCAGGATATTGGTCAAATGCATACAGCTGTGAaagttttacatttagttagTTTAGTTTATTTGCTGATTTCGTTAAAGCAACATTTCCCGCTCCTGATTTTACTTGCATACTAACCATGAACTTATGTACTCGCTTTGCTTTTGGTTTGGTTTAGtacttttattacatttacagcattttatttttaccgtTACTTCATTATTTTACGCTATTTAATGTTGAAGTACAATTTCTCCAAAGCTACTACTGCTTATCAGCTTTGTGCGTTTCCGTTGAACAATgcaattttaaaatgaattttttattccgAATTATTTGCTTTAAGGTTATGTCAAAAAGATCTTCAgagatttttgaaattaaataatgtgGTTACATAGAAAATTCCACAAGACTCATTAAATTCATAAGGAATTTTGTATCCAAGCCCTTCAACCATTTCATAAGCGAATATTTACATCCAAAGGTATATGAAGCAGAATGGATCCATCCATGTATCCTTGTAAGGAACTacaaagtaacatttttttctatggATTATGTTTAATGTTGGAATACATATAAGTCAAAttctataaaacattttttataaaaatttcaatttttggcaAGCATTAAACTCGGAATGCCTAATATTCAGTTTATACCAAAGCTTTAGGAGTGAGCTACTAAATACCTTATAATCGATATCTCAAGTATGGCTCAATTTACTGTCTCATTACTAAatcgatcgaccacaacacgtgcgggatggaataCATACCGAGAGTTGAATAGGGAAGCAatacgcatttgcagacaagaAAATatagaggccgaaatgcgttaatacgaaaagcttgataagctggctaacagaggtaatgctcgaaaattctacgaaaagatgcagcgactaacagaagttttcaagaccggagcataatCTTGTGGAACCCCCAGAGATGATCCAAAGACTGATTCCCAGAGCACACtgaaattatagagggaacacttatccaacctgctgaatggcagtgaaatcaATGAGGATGGAGCGGATGTTCTATTGCTCGAgcataaagaagttcgaatagcaataacccgtctgaagaacaacaaagcggcaggtgCCGATGTATTGCTGACCGAGCTATTCGAACACGGCGGCGACGAAATGATAAAGatcatcagcttctttatagaATATGCTCGGACGAAGGCATatgaggttctatcgagcatattgtgtgaaaaattaaagcacaccgtcaacaaactgattgaaccttatcagtgtggtttcaggcctggaaaatcagcaactgaccatatattcaccaattcatgcgccaaatcttggaaaagaccttaaATCTtaaagctgtttttgacagcatgaaaaggagctgcctttatgccgcgataccaaaagctccgtcagaatcgggaaggacctctccgagccgttcgataccaaacgagattttaGACAAGGTTACTCCGTTTCgtccgacttcttcaatctactcatggagaaaataattcgagctgcagaactaaatagagatgagatgtacgagatatacgacgacattgacatagcgaATTAAGCGACAGCGGccacgctggctagatcatgtcgtccgaacggatgaaaatactccagctctgaaagtattcgacgcagtacccatcGGAGGAagcggaagaggaagacctctactccgttggaaggatcaggTAAGAAGAATTTGGCTACTCTTtaaatctctaattggcgccaaacataTAAAAGGAAGattgactggcgcgctgttataaactcggctataaccgcgtaagcggtatctacgccaataaagaagaagattaaaATACCAGAAATCGTAGTTCGTTTCAGTATTGGTTA
This window harbors:
- the LOC126762106 gene encoding LOW QUALITY PROTEIN: homeobox protein araucan (The sequence of the model RefSeq protein was modified relative to this genomic sequence to represent the inferred CDS: inserted 1 base in 1 codon) — encoded protein: MAAYAQFGYGGYPSASQLLSANLTQSPQTGDSPNTPNTSAMAGSGGANAPALSPSNVGECRVNSGAGGSADVPSGAMSPDGLSQNSNNTTGGAGGLNNPAGGGALDGSVGGVTAVGLGVAGPGAGAGSCCENGRPIMTDPVSGQTVCSCQYDSARLALSSYSRLPAASVGVYGTPYPSTDQNPYQSIGVDSSAFYSPLSNPYALKDSATGTEMTAWTSAGLQPTTGYYSYDPMSAYGYGPSYDLAARRKNATRESTATLKAWLNEHKKNPYPTKGEKIMLAIITKMTLTQVSTWFANARRRLKKENKMTWEPKNRTDDDDEAMVSDEEKEKDELESEKISHGMHSGSIGGGQRKELEKDDDELQDDESKSLGSHTNELRNQGIGFAAASVGSASSGVYHGSDGTSNHPHSYHPYHHQHPAYYQHQQALLAASGYPTGGMPSSNNNNNINKHDGSDPXKPAEPGLWRADSSKQAQNLEFGRHSRLQDTTASTSGSIYGPEQQQQQHQHQQQQQLQHPMQQAHMNSSGMGNHMGLSQQPQQQQLPPPPSHQQQMQQPSALGAPPPATHMMMSNYGAGTAFSRAPPTTAYGGFLGATMQQLHTTNSTPYNNNNSSNNNNSNLPHNSSNIINGSSSNNNNGTNIIPISTRITANTTAQSAAASAASHPAPTHMRPNHNNTSAPHHPYGAAQRGMGFPEAQPDTPPQTPPNMKLQSVAANLLLTASQIPTIATCRSNGNAGGNGVGMIAGSAYGSANGMHGYAMNYSTRFDEYSPRDDSSSGSSSCSSTDSPRSQPHDSPYKAAYKSQQLAGFVSPV